A genomic stretch from Megalobrama amblycephala isolate DHTTF-2021 linkage group LG22, ASM1881202v1, whole genome shotgun sequence includes:
- the fzd8a gene encoding LOW QUALITY PROTEIN: frizzled-8a (The sequence of the model RefSeq protein was modified relative to this genomic sequence to represent the inferred CDS: inserted 1 base in 1 codon): MECYLLGIYLFLALALLPRSSGTTAKEITCQEIAVPLCKGIGYNYTYMPNQFNHDTQDEAGLEVHQFWPLVEIQCSPDLKFFLCSMYTPICLEDYKKPLPPCRSVCERAKAGCAPLMRQYGFPWPDRMRCDLLPVQGAPDTLCMDYNRTDSTTVSPVLSKPTNYPSKAFNPHKKKSGRVGVGAKATKPCEPGCQCRAPMVAVNSDRHPLYNRVKTGQIPNCAMPCHNPYFTQDERTFTAFWIGLWSVLCFISTFATVATFLIDMERFKYPERPIIFLSACYMFVSIGYIVRLIAGHEKVACNREYDVEHIHYETTGPALCTVVFLLIYFFGMASSIWWVILSLTWFLAAGMKWGNEAIAGYSQYFHLAAWLIPSMKSIAVLALSXVDGDPVAGICYVGNQNLDNLRGFVLAPLVIYLFIGTMFLLAGFVSLFRIRSVIKQGGTKTDKLEKLMIRIGIFTVLYTVPATIIVACYFYEQHNRQSWEITHNCSCLLEQEIKRPDYAVFMLKYFMCLLVGITSGVWTWSGKTLESWRSFCTRCCWGSKGSGGSMYSDVSTGLTWRSGTASSVSCPKQMPLSQV, encoded by the exons ATGGAGTGCTACCTGTTGGGGATTTACCTGTTCCTCGCGCTTGCCCTGCTGCCCCGCTCGAGCGGCACCACGGCCAAGGAGATCACCTGTCAGGAGATCGCCGTTCCTCTGTGCAAGGGCATCGGCTACAACTACACCTACATGCCCAACCAGTTCAACCACGACACGCAGGACGAAGCCGGCTTGGAGGTGCACCAGTTCTGGCCTCTGGTGGAGATCCAGTGCTCCCCGGATCTCAAGTTCTTCCTGTGCAGCATGTACACCCCCATATGCCTGGAGGACTATAAGAAACCCCTGCCGCCGTGCCGGAGCGTATGCGAGCGAGCCAAGGCGGGCTGCGCCCCGCTCATGCGGCAGTACGGCTTCCCTTGGCCGGATCGGATGAGGTGCGATCTGCTGCCCGTGCAGGGAGCTCCAGACACGCTGTGCATGGACTACAACCGAACCGACTCCACCACAGTGTCGCCGGTGCTGTCCAAACCCACCAACTACCCAAGCAAAGCCTTTAACCCACACAAAAAGAAGAGCGGGCGAGTTGGTGTTGGAGCCAAAGCGACTAAACCCTGCGAGCCGGGCTGCCAGTGCCGCGCGCCGATGGTGGCGGTGAACAGCGACCGACACCCGCTGTACAACCGCGTCAAGACGGGTCAGATCCCCAACTGCGCCATGCCGTGTCACAACCCGTATTTCACCCAGGACGAGCGGACTTTCACGGCCTTCTGGATCGGACTTTGGTCGGTGTTATGCTTCATATCCACCTTCGCCACGGTCGCTACCTTTCTAATCGACATGGAGCGCTTTAAATACCCCGAGCGCCCGATTATTTTCCTCTCGGCGTGTTATATGTTTGTGTCGATTGGGTATATCGTGCGACTGATCGCCGGGCACGAAAAAGTGGCCTGTAACCGGGAGTATGACGTGGAGCACATTCACTACGAGACCACCGGCCCCGCGCTGTGCACCGTGGTGTTTTTGTTGATCTATTTCTTCGGGATGGCCAGCTCGATCTGGTGGGTCATCCTCTCGCTCACCTGGTTCCTCGCGGCGGGCATGAAGTGGGGCAACGAGGCCATCGCGGGGTACTCTCAGTACTTCCACCTGGCCGCTTGGCTCATCCCGTCCATGAAGTCCATCGCGGTGCTCGCGTTGA TCGTGGACGGCGACCCGGTCGCCGGGATCTGCTATGTGGGCAACCAGAACTTGGACAACCTGCGGGGCTTCGTGCTGGCGCCGCTCGTTATCTACTTATTCATCGGCACCATGTTTCTTTTGGCTGGATTTGTGTCGCTGTTTAGGATCAGGAGCGTCATTAAGCAGGGTGGCACTAAAACTGACAAACTGGAGAAGCTGATGATCCGAATCGGGATCTTCACGGTGCTCTACACGGTTCCCGCCACCATCATCGTGGCGTGTTACTTCTACGAGCAGCATAACAGACAAAGTTGGGAGATCACGCATAACTGTTCGTGTTTGTTGGAGCAGGAGATCAAGAGGCCGGACTATGCCGTCTTCATGCTCAAATACTTCATGTGCCTTCTGGTGGGCATCACCTCTGGAGTTTGGACCTGGTCCGGGAAGACCCTGGAGTCCTGGAGGAGTTTCTGCACGCGCTGCTGTTGGGGCAGCAAGGGCTCCGGTGGCTCCATGTACAGTGACGTGAGCACGGGATTAACGTGGAGGTCCGGTACCGCCAGCTCAGTGTCGTGCCCCAAGCAGATGCCTTTGTCCCAGGTCTGA